The Breoghania sp. L-A4 sequence GGACGGGGGCGGTGAATTCGCTCATGGAGCGCTCCGATTGTCGAACGCGTTGATTGGGTACCATCAGAAATAGTTCGTTAACCCTAATGCTTGGTTAAGCGCCGCGAATTGGCGGCGTTTACGGGCAATTCGCGGCTGCGCGCGGCCATTGCCTTGGCGCAACCGCCTCTCTAATCTGCGATTCCGGACCGGGCCTCCACGCCACCGCCGATCCGCGAAACAGCCAGACATTCACCGAGGAGATGCTTCCGTGATCGAAGCCCTGCTGCCGTCCGCCGCCGCAACCGACGCCGTTCCCGTTTACGCGGTGTCGCCGCAGACGCTGCAGGGCGTGCTGACGGAATTGCCAACCAGCGCCAGCGGCTGGGTCGTGGCTAACCGCTTCAAGGCGGAATCGGGCGCCGTGCTCGCGGTGCCGGGCGAGGACGGCCAGGTGAGCGCGGCGCTCTTCGGGCTTGGCGAGGGCAACGGTGCCCCGCTTGGCGCGGCCAATCTGGCGACGGCTCTTCCCGCGGGGATCTACCGCCTGGCCAGCGGTTTTGCTGATCCCTTCGCCGCCTGTCTGGCCTTCGCGCTCGGCGCCTACCGCTTCACGCAATACAAGGCCAACGGCGACGAACCGGCGGCCCAGCTCGCGGTGCCCGGGGAGGTTGATCTTGACGAACTCGGACGGATCGTTTCCGGCGTCTATCTGGCGCGGGATCTGATCAACCGTCCGGCCAACGATCTCGGTCCGGAGGAACTGGCCGCGGCGGCCGGGGAACTCGCCAGGCGCCACGGCGCGGAGTTCAAAGTGACCGTCGGTGAGGAGCTGCTTGAGGCGAATTTCCCGATGATTCACGCGGTTGGCAAGGCCAGCACACGCGCGCCGCGTCTCATCGACATGCGCTGGGGCAACGCCGCCCATCCGCGTGTGACGCTGGTGGGCAAGGGTGTCGTGTTTGACACCGGCGGTCTTGATATCAAGCCGTCTTCGAGCATGCTGCTGATGAAGAAGGACATGGGCGGGGCGGCCAATGTGCTGGGCCTCGCCTCGATGATCATGGCGTCGGGCCTCAAGCTGCATCTGCGCGTTCTGATCCCGGCGGTGGAAAACGCCATTGCCGGCAATGCGTTCCGTCCCGGCGACATTCTTCCCAGCCGCAAGGGCCTGAGCGTGGAGATCGGCAACACCGACGCGGAAGGCCGGCTTGTGCTGGCCGACGCGCTGGCGCTGGCCGATGAGGAAAGCCCCGAGCTGCTGATCGACATGGCGACGCTGACGGGCGCGGCCCGCGTGGCGCTCGGCCCTGAGCTGTCGCCGTTCTACACCGATGACGAGGGCTTCGCGGACGGCTTCGCCGCCAAGGGTGAGGCCGTCACCGATCCCTTGTGGCGGATGCCGCTGTGGAAGCCCTATGCGGCCATGCTGGAGTCCAAGGTCGCGGACATCAACCACATCTCCAGCGGTCCCTTCGGTGGCTCGATCACCGCGGCGCTGTTTTTGGCCCGCTTTGTCGAGAAAGCCGAAGCCTGGGTGCATCTGGACATCTACGGCTGGAACCCGGCGCCCAAGCCGGGGCGTCCGCTGGGCGGCGAGGCGCAGGGCATCCGCGCGCTTTACGCACTGCTCAAGGACCGCTACGCGGCCTGACCCGAAGAGGCGGCCATGGATAACCCGCGCATGGCGGTGTTCGGCCATGCGTGCGGCTCCTTACTTGATGGAGCGATTGCGGCCGGTCTATAACGGAACCGAAACGAAATAGCGCTATTTTGACGTTGTTTTTTCCGTTGAAGGCCGCAGCCATGCCGATTGAAATCCGCCCCAGCCAGGCGCTGAAACTGTGGCACGACGTCACGTTGGCGCTGGTCAAGGACGGCGACCAGGACCTGACGGCCCGGCAGACGACGATCCTGCTCACCGTCTATCTCGAGCCGCCGCCGCATTCCGTGCGCGGGCTGGCCAAGAAGCTCGGCGTCACCAAGCCGGCGATCACCCGCGCGCTCGACACCATGGGCCGGATGAAGCTGCTCGACCGCCGCCGCGACGATGCGGATCGCCGGAATGTGGTGATCCTGCGCACCGTCGAAGGCGCGCTGCACCTGGAGCGGCTGGCCGATCTTGTGGTCGAAAAGGCCGCGGAGCTGAGGCTGTGATGCTTGACCGCCGTGTGACTGCCTGGCGCCCGGACCTGGCGGCCGCCCATCTGCAAGGTCAGGTGGAGGCGGCGCGCTTTGTTGCGGGCGAGCCGCGGCGGGTCGCAGCGCCGATTGTCCCCCTGCGCCGCGAGCCTCGCGCGGAGCTTTCCATCGAGACCGAGTTGCTGTTCGGGGAGGCCGTGACGCTTTATGAGACCGCGGGTGGCTGGGCATGGGTGCAGGCGGAAACCGACGGCTATGTCGGCTGGCTTCAGGCGGATGCTCTGGCGCCTTCGGATACCGCGCCCACCCATAAGATCATGACTCTGCGCAGCTTCTTGTATCCCGGAGCCGATCTGCGGTTTCCCGCGCGGGGTTGTCTGTCCATGCAGTCACAGGTCACTGTGGTGGGCGAGAGCGAGACACGCGGCACGCGCTACGCGTTGCTGGCGGACGGTTCCGCGATGATCGCAAATCATCTGGCGCCGCTGGATCAGACGGCGCCGGACTGGGTGGCCGTGGCGGAGGAATTCCTCGGCACGCCCTATCTGTGGGGCGGGCGCTCGAGCCTGGGACTCGACTGCTCGGCGCTGGTGCAGCTTGCGCTGGCGGCAAGCGGTATCAAGGCGCCGCGCGACAGCGACATGCAGCAACGCGATCTGGGCGAAGCGCTTGATATTTCAGGTGGATTGCCTGCCTTGCTGCGCGGCGACCTGCTCTTCTGGAAGGGCCACGTGGGCATCATGAGCGACGCCGCGACGCTGCTGCACGCCAATGGCAACACCATGACGGTGGCACGCGAGCCGGTTGCCGCGGCGATCGCGCGGATCGCGGCGCTTGAGTTCGGCGCGATGACCGCGATAAAACGACTCTCCTGATCGGGTTGCAAACCGCGGGCGATTGGCAAATTTTAAGGATTTCCCGCGAGGTTTGGCCTTTGGGCTGAATGGAAGGGGAGCCACATGAAAATTCTGATGAAATCGCTCGGCATGCTTGCCGCTCTCGCTGTTCTGGTAGCGGCCGCCGCTGCGGCCGAGCGGCATGGGTCGCTCGCCTATCGCGCGGACACCGGCGCCTTCGGTTATTCCCATGATTTCAACAACCCGCGCGACGCGGACCGGCGCGCGCTGCAGGAGTGCGGCCGCGGCTGCTCGATCGTGGTGCGCTTCAAGAACGGCTGCGGCGCCTATGCGTCCGCGCCCAACGGCGCCTATGGCTGGGGTGTCGGGCCGACCCGCGACGCGGCCGAGTACACCGCGTTCGACGAGTGCGACTCGCGCGCGCCCGGATGCGAAATCCGCGTCTGGGGCTGCAACACCCGTTGATCAATAACCCACTGATCTGTCGACCAGATTGCTGAGCCCTCGCCCGCCTCATGGGCGCGGATCTGGGCGGCGACGTAGCGCGACAGCGCGTCGGGATCGGATTCGGCGGCGATATGCGGGGTCACGGTGATCAGCGGATCCTGCCACAACGGCGAGGCTTTCGGCAGCGGCTCGGTCTCGAATACATCGAGGGTCGCGGCGGAAAGCGTGCCGTTGGAAACCGCCTTGACGATGTCGGCTTCGACCTGCGATCCGCCGCGTCCGGCGTTGATCAGCGCCGGTCCATCCTCGCCGAAATGCCCGGCGCCATCGTGGGCGAGCTTGTTGAACAGGCCCTGGTTGAGGATGCCGGTTGTTTCCGGCGTCAGGGGAAGAAGATTGACCAGAATGTCGGTGCGGGCGAGGAAATCGTCGAGCCCGTCAGCGCCGCAATACGTCTCGACGCCCTCCATCCGCTTTTCCGTGCGGCTCCAGCCGGCAACCTGAAAGCCAATGCGGGCAAGCACTTGCGCAGCATCCTGTCCCAGCACGCCCAGCCCCATGATGCCGACACGCACGGCGGAAGCCGGCGGCTGGCTGTGGGATTTCCAGATGCCGCGGGCCTGCTGGCGCGCGTACAGCCGCTGGCGGCGATGGTGGGCAAGCACCTGCAGCGTGACCCATTCGGTCATGCGCATGGTGAGGTCCGGGTCGACGATGCGCACGATCGGCACGTCCGGCAGATCGGGCATCCGCATCAGATGATCAACGCCGGCGCCGAGCGAAAAGATCGCCTCCAGACCGGTCAGCCTGCCGATGATCTCGGCCGGCGGCTTCCAGGCGAACAGGTAGCGCACCTTGGAAAGATCAACGGTTTCATCGGGATACAGCCGCACGTCGTGATCGGGAAGCAGCGCTGTGAGGCGGCTTGTCCAGGTGTCGGGCTCCCAGCCCTTGATCGCGATCAGCACCGTCATCTTGGGATCCTTTGCAGCGGCAAGGGTCTCTTGTGACGCAATTCGCGCGGTTTTGCCACCGCAATCGCGGTGCGGCGCGCGGCATCGCGGCCTGCTCGAATTGGGCTGTCAAATTTCCAGGAATTAGCAGGGTTGTAGAGAAGAATTCGAGATGGATTTGAATTGGATTTGAACTGGATTTCGATTTGAGCGCGAAAGGACCCGATGCGCCGTCGCTCGGGCGACACCCGCCGGAACGACCGGCGGGGTGGAAGGCGGACAACTCACTCGACGATGCTGAGAGCGACGTCGATGTTGTTGCGCGTGGCGTTGGAATAGGGGCAGACCTGATGCGCCTCGGCGACCAGTTTCTCGGCCGCCGCCGTCTCGACGCCCGGAAGCGAAACCGCAAGGGCGATCTCCAGCCCGAAGCCGCCTTCCGAGCGCGGGCCGATGCCCACGGTGGCGGTGACGGTGGCATCGGCCGGCACTTTCACACTGCCCTTGGAGGCGACGAATTTCATCGCGCCGAGAAAGCACGCCGCATAGCCGGTGGCGAAAAGCTGCTCGGGATTGACGCCCTCGCCGCCGGGGCCGCCCATTTCCTTCGGCGTGACGAGTTTCACGTCCAGCGCGCCGTCGAGGCTTTTCGAGGAGCCGTCGCGGCCGCCGGTGGCGCGCGAGGAGGTGGAATAGACAACGTTCACGGGCATGGGATGCTCCTTTGATGGGTGCCGGCACGCCGGCCGGCGGGACAAGAATATTGTGGACGATTAAATCGTGCACGATATAATTAGAAAACCGGAAGACGGATGTCAACCGCTTGCGATTGCATCGCGCACGATTTAAATAGGCGATTCCTTAGGAGACAGGCATGGCTGACAGCCCCACCGACGCACGGACGAATGCCGCGGATCCGCAAACGGGCGCCGCGCCGGGTGACTACCTCAGGCTCGGCGATCATCTGTGCTTTGCGATCTATTCCGCCGGTCACGCCTTCAACCGCGCCTACAAGCCGTTGCTCGAAAAGCTCGGCCTGACCTATCCGCAGTATCTGGTGATGGTGGCTCTTTGGGAGCAGGACGATCAGACTGTCGGCGGGCTCGGCGCGCGCCTGCATCTGGAATCGAGCACGCTGACGCCGCTGATCAAGCGGCTGGAGACGATGGGCCATGTGGCGCGCCGCCGCGACGCTGGGGACGAACGCCAGGTGCGGGTCACGCTGACCACGCAGGGCCGCGCGCTGAAGCAGGACGCGGAACCGGTCCCCGGCTGCATGGCGGCGGCCACGGGCATGGGGCTCGATGATCTGCGCCGCCTGCAACGCGAGATCACGACCCTGCGAGATGCGCTGGAGAGCCACGCGAAGGGCTGAACGGAATGGCGGTTTCGGCCATCGCCGGGCAAGCACGCGTCCTAGAGCAGATCCGTTTCTTACAGAATCGGATCTTTGCTCTATGTCCTTGTTTTGGCGCAAATCCGGACGGATAACCGGTATCCACTTATCCTGGATTTGCTCTAGGCGAGCTTGCGCTGCTTGTCGAGCCGGGCGTTGGCGCGGGCCTGTTTGGTGAACTTGGTCACCACGCGGTCGCGTTTGAGCTTGGAGATGTGATCGATGAACAGCACGCCGTTGAGATGATCGATCTCGTGCTGCAGGCAGGTGGCCAGAATGCCGTCGGCCTCAAGCTCGCACGGTTTTCCCTCGCGATCGAGGAAGGTCACGCGGACGCGCTCGGGCCGCTCCACATCCTCGTAGAAATCGGGGATCGACAGGCAGCCTTCCTGGTAGACGGATCTTTCTTCCGATTCCCAGACGATTTCCGGATTGATGACGACCATCGGCTCCTTGGGCGCGTCGTCCTTGGAGACGTCGAGCACCAGCAGGCGTTTGGGCACGGCGATCTGGATCGCCGCCAGCCCGATGCCCGGCGCCTCGTACATGGTCTCCAGCATGTCGTCGGCGAGCTGGCGAATGCCGGCGTCGACCGTCTTGATGGGCTCGGAGACCCTGCGCAGCTGCGCGTCGGGCAGAATGATGATGTCGCGTTTCGTCATGGCGCTCAGATAGGAGATTGACGCGGTTTGGTCAATCGGGGGATGCGCGGGTTACCGGAATTCTGCGCAATGTGCGCGCGCGGCCGCCGCAGGGAACAGGCCCGGGAAACGCGCCCGGACCTTTCGCCTATGCAATCAACAAACTGTCATAGGCGTACCACTGAGCGGGGTCGAGAACACCCTGCGGTGTGAGGGCCTGACCAATGATGGCCACCATGACATCGTCGAGTCTGTGGCCGCTCGGCCCCCTGTTGGGCTTTGGCTCGTAATTCCTGCCCTTGTGCGCCATCCATTGTTCCCAGAGCCGGTCGACGTTGCAGTGGTTCAGGAAGAACACGGGGTCGTTGGGCGAGGTTCCCGGCGCCATGTCGCCCCCGACCCAGACATGCACGCGATTGTGCAACTGAGGCCCGTTTATCCAGCCTTCGAGAATGTTGCGGTGCCCGACCACGCTCCTGTTCCAAGGCGGTTGATCATACAGGGGCTGTGCCTGCGCCGCGTCGACATCGGGCTGGCGGGGCAAGCTTGCAACATCGGGATTAAGCCCTGCAGCGCGTTGCAGCGGCCGAGGCGTCACTGAAACCAGATTCCCGTTGCGCGCATCCTGGACCAATCGCACGCGGATCTCACCCATCGGTCCGGATCTCACCGCGCCGCGTGCCTCGCCGAGATAGTCGGGCGTCCACAATTCCGCCCTCCACTGCTGCCGCACCGGCAGATGTCCGTCTGCAGCCCAATCCCAATACGGAAGACCGAACTCCGGCTCGTCCAAGACTTGCTGCAGAAACTCTTCCAGGCGGATCATGTACATCCGATGCCATGGCAGGAAAATCGGACCACCATGCGCCGCATTGCCCACCGAAAGCTGGATCGACATCGCCAACAAGTGCCAGAAGACGAAAATGTCGTAGATGGAGAGTTCCTGGTCTATGCCCCGTATGCCGAGGGGAAGATTGTTGGCTTGCAGGAAATCGCGCAAGTCGCTCGCCCGGATACCGGAATTGGGCTGATCGAGCAGGCGAACCCCTTCCAGGAACCGATCCCGAACAGTGGTGTTGACGAAGATATTTTCGCGAACAACGGTCATCACCCGTGCCCTCCCGCATCATTGGGGGCTCCGTCGCTAAGCTCGTCCTGAGGCTCAAAGGCCAGAAGAGAAGCATCGATGATCGCCCTGGCGAGATCGACCGCGGACGCGAACGAGTAGTTCGGCAATCCGTGACACCGAACGCTTCCGTCGTTTGCCACACTGGTATGGATTGTGAGCGGCTCGCCATCGATGTCGATACGATAGCTGGTGCGAACCAGAATCTCTCGCCCACGATGGACCGCTTTTCGAGTGGACGTGAACGAGGTTTGTGCGCCGTGCCTCGTGTGCCCCTTGTATCCGTCAGGGAGCTGCAATTTGTTGCCGCCTGCAATGGGCGTATCAAGATTGAATGTGCTCGATCCAATGTTCGTCGACTTGGCCATGGAAAAACTCCTGTCGCACGATCTGCAATTCCTGAATTCTAACGCGTCTGCAAGATATCTCACAAGTCCACGCCAATACTGCGCCGGAGGCTTCACCCGCCAAATCCGTCAGACGAAGTCCGTCGCAAGACCACAAGCGCCCGCAGCGCTTGGGATCTCGGAAGGGCATGGGGTTTTTCCTTCCCGAATGAACCATTCTCGTCCCCGCGCGCACCTATCGTGATGACCCATGGCCCTCAGAGGTGACAATGACTGCGGATCCGCGACGCAAGGTTCAAGCACTGGAAGCGCTTCTGGTGCTGGACGCCCGGAGGGGCGGCCGGCAGGCTCTGGCGCGGCTGGTCGCGTTGCGCGGACCGCGGCTGTACGCCCATGCCGTGCGGCTGTCGGGCGACCGGGAGGCGGCGCGCGACATCGTGCAGGACGCCTGGGTCCAGATTATCCGCGGTCTTCAGAGCCTGAAGGACGAGACCGCGTTCCTTCCCTGGGCGCTGCGCATCGTCTCGCGCCGCGTCGCCGCCGATATCCGGAGCCGGCAGAAGACCCGGGCGATCGCCAGGGACTATGCGAGCGAGGCGGAACACTTTGAACCGGCCCGCGATCCGGCGCAGCCCGACAGGGACGCGGTTCATGCCGCCCTCAAAACCCTCTCGGCCGAGCAGCGGGCGACCGTTGCGTTGTTTTATCTCGAGGACATGCGCGTCACGGAGGTCGCCATCGCGCTCGATATTCCCGTCGGCACGGTCAAGACGCGGCTGATGAAGGCCCGCGCGCTGTTGCGGGACCGGCTGGAAGGCCAACTGAAAGGAAACTCGGATGGATAAGATCGACAAGCTGATCGAAGAGGCGCTCAAGAGCGAGGACCGGGCGCTGCTCGAGGATACGAAGGAACTGGGCTATTTCGCGCTGGGGCTCAACCAGTTCCGGGGCCGGCTCGGCTGGGTCACCTGGGTGATCATGGTGGTCCAGGGCGCGATGTTTCTCGGCGGCGTCTGGTGCGCCGTGCGGTTTTTTGGCGCCACGGAGGTTCTGCCGGCGCTCAAATGGGGCCTTTCGGCCGCCGTCCTGATGCTGGCGGCCACCACCCTGAAGCTCAGCCTCGCGCCGCAGATGCAGGCGGACCGCATCCTGCGCGAGCTCAAGCGCGTGGAGCTGATGCTGCTCAACCGCGGGTGACGCGGCGGGGCGTGATGCGCCGGACGCACCAGCGACAAACCACACGTCGTCATCCCGGACGCGCTGCAGCATGCAATGCTGCCGCGCAGATCCGGCAACTGTGTTGT is a genomic window containing:
- a CDS encoding leucyl aminopeptidase family protein, encoding MEALLPSAAATDAVPVYAVSPQTLQGVLTELPTSASGWVVANRFKAESGAVLAVPGEDGQVSAALFGLGEGNGAPLGAANLATALPAGIYRLASGFADPFAACLAFALGAYRFTQYKANGDEPAAQLAVPGEVDLDELGRIVSGVYLARDLINRPANDLGPEELAAAAGELARRHGAEFKVTVGEELLEANFPMIHAVGKASTRAPRLIDMRWGNAAHPRVTLVGKGVVFDTGGLDIKPSSSMLLMKKDMGGAANVLGLASMIMASGLKLHLRVLIPAVENAIAGNAFRPGDILPSRKGLSVEIGNTDAEGRLVLADALALADEESPELLIDMATLTGAARVALGPELSPFYTDDEGFADGFAAKGEAVTDPLWRMPLWKPYAAMLESKVADINHISSGPFGGSITAALFLARFVEKAEAWVHLDIYGWNPAPKPGRPLGGEAQGIRALYALLKDRYAA
- a CDS encoding MarR family transcriptional regulator, with translation MPIEIRPSQALKLWHDVTLALVKDGDQDLTARQTTILLTVYLEPPPHSVRGLAKKLGVTKPAITRALDTMGRMKLLDRRRDDADRRNVVILRTVEGALHLERLADLVVEKAAELRL
- a CDS encoding NlpC/P60 family protein, producing the protein MLDRRVTAWRPDLAAAHLQGQVEAARFVAGEPRRVAAPIVPLRREPRAELSIETELLFGEAVTLYETAGGWAWVQAETDGYVGWLQADALAPSDTAPTHKIMTLRSFLYPGADLRFPARGCLSMQSQVTVVGESETRGTRYALLADGSAMIANHLAPLDQTAPDWVAVAEEFLGTPYLWGGRSSLGLDCSALVQLALAASGIKAPRDSDMQQRDLGEALDISGGLPALLRGDLLFWKGHVGIMSDAATLLHANGNTMTVAREPVAAAIARIAALEFGAMTAIKRLS
- a CDS encoding DUF4189 domain-containing protein, with the protein product MKILMKSLGMLAALAVLVAAAAAAERHGSLAYRADTGAFGYSHDFNNPRDADRRALQECGRGCSIVVRFKNGCGAYASAPNGAYGWGVGPTRDAAEYTAFDECDSRAPGCEIRVWGCNTR
- a CDS encoding glyoxylate/hydroxypyruvate reductase A, producing MTVLIAIKGWEPDTWTSRLTALLPDHDVRLYPDETVDLSKVRYLFAWKPPAEIIGRLTGLEAIFSLGAGVDHLMRMPDLPDVPIVRIVDPDLTMRMTEWVTLQVLAHHRRQRLYARQQARGIWKSHSQPPASAVRVGIMGLGVLGQDAAQVLARIGFQVAGWSRTEKRMEGVETYCGADGLDDFLARTDILVNLLPLTPETTGILNQGLFNKLAHDGAGHFGEDGPALINAGRGGSQVEADIVKAVSNGTLSAATLDVFETEPLPKASPLWQDPLITVTPHIAAESDPDALSRYVAAQIRAHEAGEGSAIWSTDQWVIDQRVLQPQTRISHPGARESHSSNAVYSAASRVGPTPQP
- a CDS encoding organic hydroperoxide resistance protein, whose amino-acid sequence is MPVNVVYSTSSRATGGRDGSSKSLDGALDVKLVTPKEMGGPGGEGVNPEQLFATGYAACFLGAMKFVASKGSVKVPADATVTATVGIGPRSEGGFGLEIALAVSLPGVETAAAEKLVAEAHQVCPYSNATRNNIDVALSIVE
- a CDS encoding MarR family transcriptional regulator — its product is MADSPTDARTNAADPQTGAAPGDYLRLGDHLCFAIYSAGHAFNRAYKPLLEKLGLTYPQYLVMVALWEQDDQTVGGLGARLHLESSTLTPLIKRLETMGHVARRRDAGDERQVRVTLTTQGRALKQDAEPVPGCMAAATGMGLDDLRRLQREITTLRDALESHAKG
- the def gene encoding peptide deformylase is translated as MTKRDIIILPDAQLRRVSEPIKTVDAGIRQLADDMLETMYEAPGIGLAAIQIAVPKRLLVLDVSKDDAPKEPMVVINPEIVWESEERSVYQEGCLSIPDFYEDVERPERVRVTFLDREGKPCELEADGILATCLQHEIDHLNGVLFIDHISKLKRDRVVTKFTKQARANARLDKQRKLA
- a CDS encoding tyrosinase family protein, which gives rise to MTVVRENIFVNTTVRDRFLEGVRLLDQPNSGIRASDLRDFLQANNLPLGIRGIDQELSIYDIFVFWHLLAMSIQLSVGNAAHGGPIFLPWHRMYMIRLEEFLQQVLDEPEFGLPYWDWAADGHLPVRQQWRAELWTPDYLGEARGAVRSGPMGEIRVRLVQDARNGNLVSVTPRPLQRAAGLNPDVASLPRQPDVDAAQAQPLYDQPPWNRSVVGHRNILEGWINGPQLHNRVHVWVGGDMAPGTSPNDPVFFLNHCNVDRLWEQWMAHKGRNYEPKPNRGPSGHRLDDVMVAIIGQALTPQGVLDPAQWYAYDSLLIA
- a CDS encoding sigma-70 family RNA polymerase sigma factor, with amino-acid sequence MTADPRRKVQALEALLVLDARRGGRQALARLVALRGPRLYAHAVRLSGDREAARDIVQDAWVQIIRGLQSLKDETAFLPWALRIVSRRVAADIRSRQKTRAIARDYASEAEHFEPARDPAQPDRDAVHAALKTLSAEQRATVALFYLEDMRVTEVAIALDIPVGTVKTRLMKARALLRDRLEGQLKGNSDG
- a CDS encoding DUF6768 family protein, producing MDKIDKLIEEALKSEDRALLEDTKELGYFALGLNQFRGRLGWVTWVIMVVQGAMFLGGVWCAVRFFGATEVLPALKWGLSAAVLMLAATTLKLSLAPQMQADRILRELKRVELMLLNRG